Proteins co-encoded in one Halorussus vallis genomic window:
- a CDS encoding F0F1 ATP synthase subunit C, with translation MFEFVLAFVNSAAVLLAQEGAGAAGPALNNKGAAAIAVGLAALGSGYAERGIGSAAIGAIAEDESLFGTGLIMTVLPETLVILALVLVFVV, from the coding sequence ATGTTCGAATTTGTACTCGCGTTCGTGAACAGTGCTGCTGTACTGCTCGCTCAGGAAGGTGCCGGCGCCGCCGGTCCCGCGCTCAACAACAAGGGCGCAGCCGCCATCGCGGTCGGACTCGCCGCGCTCGGTTCGGGTTACGCGGAACGTGGTATCGGGAGCGCGGCCATCGGCGCCATCGCCGAGGACGAGAGCCTCTTCGGGACGGGCCTCATCATGACGGTCCTGCCCGAGACGCTCGTCATCCTCGCGCTGGTGCTCGTGTTCGTCGTCTAA
- a CDS encoding V-type ATP synthase subunit E codes for MSLDTVVEDIRNEARERAEEIRAEGEERAEQIVADAEADAEETLAEQERRTEQSIAQECEQRLSSAKLEAKQKRLEARRDVLQDVRSQVEDRIVNLEGDRRKELTQELLDAASEEFEDSDTVRVYGRPEDDELLTDVVTDYDGYEYAGEYDCLGGVVVESDQSRLRVNNTFDSVLEAVWEDNLQDISNRLFEQ; via the coding sequence ATGAGTTTGGACACGGTAGTTGAGGATATTCGAAACGAAGCCCGCGAGCGCGCAGAAGAAATTCGTGCGGAGGGCGAAGAGCGCGCAGAGCAGATCGTCGCCGACGCCGAGGCCGACGCCGAGGAGACGCTCGCGGAGCAAGAGCGGCGGACCGAACAGAGCATCGCCCAGGAGTGCGAGCAGCGCCTCTCCAGCGCGAAGCTGGAGGCCAAGCAGAAGCGCCTCGAAGCCCGCCGCGACGTGCTGCAGGACGTCCGCTCGCAGGTCGAAGACCGAATCGTGAACCTGGAGGGCGACCGCCGCAAGGAGCTGACCCAGGAACTGCTCGACGCCGCGTCCGAGGAGTTCGAGGACAGCGACACCGTCCGGGTCTACGGTCGGCCCGAGGACGACGAGTTGTTGACCGACGTGGTGACCGACTACGACGGCTACGAGTACGCCGGTGAGTACGACTGCCTGGGCGGCGTCGTCGTCGAGAGCGACCAGTCGCGCCTCCGCGTGAACAACACGTTCGATTCGGTGCTGGAAGCCGTCTGGGAGGACAACCTCCAAGACATCAGCAACCGTCTCTTCGAGCAATGA
- a CDS encoding V-type ATP synthase subunit C has protein sequence MNAQKTEGSSNYEYVTARVRHRRASLFDEEDYRKLLRMGPGEIARYMEETEYEEEVNALGSRYEGVDLVEYALNRNLAKNFDDLLRWSEGQLYELIARYLRKFDAWNVKTIVRGLYSDAPRDTISSDLTRAGEFDDEFLDRLLDAGSIEELVELLDRTRYGDALEDAYADYEETGTLVPLENAVDRVYYEGLIEGVTETSNRATQLYVEFLQAEIDFRNVRNALRIARSGADIDPADYFIEGGQLFRRNELSQLATNVDELATFIRDSTYGDELSEALDQLERSDSLIGFEHALEAALLEYSDHLSHVFPLSVCPVLAYILAKEREVDNIRAIARGREAGLGEDQIEDELVIL, from the coding sequence ATGAACGCCCAGAAAACCGAAGGCTCGTCGAACTACGAGTACGTCACCGCGCGGGTCCGACACCGGCGGGCGTCGCTGTTCGACGAGGAGGACTACCGGAAGCTCCTCCGCATGGGGCCGGGAGAGATCGCCCGGTACATGGAGGAGACCGAGTACGAGGAGGAGGTGAACGCGCTCGGCTCGCGATACGAGGGCGTCGACCTCGTCGAGTACGCGCTCAACCGCAACCTCGCGAAGAACTTCGACGACCTGCTCCGGTGGTCCGAGGGCCAACTGTACGAACTCATCGCCCGGTACCTCCGGAAGTTCGACGCCTGGAACGTCAAGACCATCGTTCGCGGCCTCTACTCCGACGCGCCGCGAGACACCATCTCCTCCGACCTCACCCGCGCGGGCGAGTTCGACGACGAGTTCCTCGACCGGCTTCTCGACGCAGGAAGCATCGAGGAACTCGTCGAACTGCTCGACCGTACGCGCTACGGCGACGCGCTCGAAGACGCCTACGCCGACTACGAGGAGACGGGGACGCTCGTTCCCTTGGAGAACGCGGTCGACCGCGTCTACTACGAGGGCCTGATAGAGGGCGTCACCGAGACGAGCAACCGCGCGACCCAACTGTACGTCGAGTTCCTGCAGGCCGAAATCGACTTCCGGAACGTCCGGAACGCGCTGCGCATCGCCCGAAGCGGGGCCGACATCGACCCGGCCGACTACTTCATCGAGGGCGGACAGTTGTTCCGACGCAACGAACTGTCCCAACTCGCGACGAACGTCGACGAACTCGCGACGTTCATCCGCGACAGCACCTACGGCGACGAACTGTCGGAGGCGCTCGACCAACTCGAGCGCTCCGACAGTCTCATCGGTTTCGAGCACGCACTAGAAGCTGCACTGTTGGAGTACTCGGACCACCTCTCGCACGTGTTTCCGCTGTCGGTCTGTCCGGTGCTGGCGTACATCCTCGCCAAGGAGCGCGAGGTCGACAACATCCGCGCCATCGCCCGCGGCCGCGAGGCCGGCCTGGGCGAGGACCAGATCGAGGACGAACTGGTGATACTATGA
- a CDS encoding V-type ATP synthase subunit F, translating into MSQEIAVVGSPEFTTGFRLAGVRKFENVPDDDKDAELDDAVTRVLDDDDVGIVVMHDEDLDHLSRKVRNDVETSVEPTMVSIGGGAGSGGMREKIKRAIGIDLMDEDEQGDNE; encoded by the coding sequence ATGAGTCAGGAGATAGCGGTCGTCGGCAGTCCCGAGTTCACCACCGGGTTCCGACTCGCCGGCGTCCGGAAGTTCGAGAACGTCCCGGACGACGACAAGGACGCCGAACTCGACGACGCCGTGACCCGCGTTCTCGACGACGACGACGTCGGCATCGTGGTGATGCACGACGAGGACCTGGACCACCTCTCGCGGAAGGTCCGCAACGACGTCGAGACGAGCGTCGAACCGACGATGGTTTCCATCGGCGGCGGCGCGGGCAGCGGCGGAATGCGCGAGAAGATCAAGCGCGCAATCGGTATCGACCTTATGGACGAAGACGAACAAGGTGACAACGAATGA
- a CDS encoding ATP synthase subunit A — MSQATESDTVREDGVIESVSGPVVTATDLDARMNDVVYVGEEGLMGEVIEIEGNLTTIQVYEETSNVAPGEPVENTGDPLSVDLGPGMMDSIYDGVQRPLAVLEEKMGAFLDRGVDAPGIDLERTWEFTPTVEEGDHVEPGDIVGTVPETESIEHKVMVPPDYEGGEVVTIESGNFTVEETVVALDNGETIQMRQEWPVREARPAKEKETPRTPLVSGQRILDGLFPIAKGGTAAIPGPFGSGKTVTQHQLAKWADADIVVYVGCGERGNEMTEVIEDFPELEDPVSGKPLMSRTCLIANTSNMPVAARESCVYTGITIAEYYRDMGYDVALMADSTSRWAEAMREISSRLEEMPGEEGYPAYLAARLSEFYERAGKFQNINDTEGSVSVIGAVSPPGGDFSEPVTQNTLRIVKCFWALDADLAERRHFPSINWDESYSLYKDQLDPWYEQNVAEDFPERRQWATDVLDEEGELQEIVQLVGKDALPDDQQLTLEVARYLRESWLQQNAFHDVDTFCSPEKTYAMLGAIETFNDEAFRALEAGVPVEEIVGIEAAPRLNRMGVMEDWEESIPELEQSIEDQLREKY, encoded by the coding sequence ATGAGCCAAGCAACCGAATCCGACACCGTCCGTGAGGACGGCGTCATCGAGAGCGTAAGTGGACCGGTCGTGACCGCCACTGACCTCGACGCCCGGATGAACGACGTCGTGTACGTCGGCGAGGAAGGGCTGATGGGCGAGGTCATCGAGATCGAGGGTAACCTGACGACGATTCAGGTGTACGAGGAGACGTCGAACGTCGCGCCCGGCGAACCGGTCGAGAACACCGGCGACCCGCTGTCGGTCGACCTCGGCCCGGGTATGATGGACTCCATCTACGACGGCGTCCAGCGCCCGCTCGCGGTCCTCGAAGAGAAGATGGGCGCGTTCCTCGACCGCGGGGTCGACGCGCCCGGTATCGACCTGGAGCGGACGTGGGAGTTCACCCCGACCGTCGAGGAAGGCGACCACGTCGAACCCGGCGACATCGTCGGCACGGTGCCGGAGACCGAGAGCATCGAGCACAAGGTGATGGTGCCGCCGGACTACGAGGGCGGCGAGGTCGTCACCATCGAGAGCGGCAACTTCACCGTCGAGGAGACGGTCGTCGCGCTCGACAACGGCGAGACGATTCAGATGCGCCAGGAGTGGCCGGTCCGCGAGGCCCGCCCCGCCAAGGAGAAGGAGACCCCGCGCACGCCGCTGGTCTCCGGCCAGCGCATCCTCGACGGCCTGTTCCCCATCGCGAAGGGCGGCACGGCCGCGATTCCCGGGCCGTTCGGCTCGGGCAAGACAGTCACCCAGCACCAGCTCGCGAAGTGGGCCGACGCGGACATCGTCGTCTACGTCGGCTGCGGCGAGCGCGGGAACGAGATGACGGAAGTCATCGAGGACTTCCCGGAACTCGAGGACCCGGTCAGCGGCAAGCCGCTGATGTCCCGGACCTGCCTCATCGCCAACACGTCGAATATGCCCGTCGCGGCGCGCGAATCCTGCGTGTACACGGGTATCACCATCGCGGAGTACTACCGCGACATGGGGTACGACGTCGCGCTGATGGCCGACTCCACCTCGCGGTGGGCCGAGGCCATGCGCGAGATCTCCTCCCGTCTGGAGGAGATGCCCGGCGAAGAGGGCTATCCCGCGTACCTGGCCGCGCGCCTCTCGGAGTTCTACGAGCGCGCCGGCAAGTTCCAGAACATCAACGACACCGAAGGCTCGGTGTCTGTCATCGGCGCGGTGTCGCCGCCCGGCGGCGACTTCTCCGAGCCGGTCACCCAGAACACGCTCCGTATCGTGAAGTGCTTCTGGGCGCTGGACGCCGACCTCGCGGAACGTCGGCACTTCCCGTCGATCAACTGGGACGAGTCCTACTCGCTGTACAAGGACCAGCTCGACCCGTGGTACGAGCAGAACGTCGCCGAGGACTTCCCCGAGCGGCGCCAGTGGGCGACCGACGTGCTCGACGAGGAGGGCGAACTCCAGGAGATCGTCCAGCTCGTCGGCAAGGACGCCCTGCCCGACGACCAGCAGCTGACGCTCGAAGTCGCTCGCTACCTTCGGGAGTCGTGGCTCCAGCAGAACGCGTTCCACGACGTCGACACCTTCTGCTCGCCGGAGAAGACCTACGCGATGCTCGGCGCCATCGAGACGTTCAACGACGAGGCGTTCCGCGCGCTCGAAGCCGGCGTTCCGGTCGAGGAGATCGTCGGCATCGAGGCCGCCCCGCGGCTCAACCGCATGGGCGTGATGGAGGACTGGGAGGAGTCCATCCCCGAACTCGAACAGTCCATCGAAGACCAGCTCAGGGAGAAATACTAA
- a CDS encoding ATP synthase subunit B: protein MKEYQTITEISGPLVFAEVDEPIGYDEIVEIETPQGETLRGQVLESSDGLVSIQVFEGTEGIDRNASVRFLGETMKMPVTEDLLGRVLDGSGQPIDGGPEIVPDERHDIVGAAINPYAREYPEEFIQTGVSAIDGMNTLVRGQKLPIFSGSGLPHNELALQVARQATVPEEEEAGEDDESSEFAVIFGAMGITAEEANEFMQDFERTGALERSVVFMNLADDPAVERTVTPRMALTTAEYLAFDKGYHVLVILTDMTNYCEALREIGAAREEVPGRRGYPGYMYTDLAQLYERAGRIEGREGSVTQIPILTMPGDDDTHPIPDLTGYITEGQIVADRDLNSQGIEPPINVLPSLSRLMDDGIGEGFTREDHADVSDQMYAAYAEGEDLRDLVNIVGREALSERDNKYLDFADRFEEEFVDQGFETDRSIEETLDIGWDLLGMLPKEELNRVDEDFIEKYYPEGETETAEEVAAD, encoded by the coding sequence ATGAAAGAGTACCAGACAATCACCGAAATCAGCGGTCCGCTGGTGTTCGCCGAGGTAGACGAACCCATCGGCTACGACGAAATCGTCGAGATCGAGACGCCCCAGGGCGAAACCCTGCGCGGGCAGGTGCTCGAATCCAGCGACGGTCTCGTCTCGATTCAGGTGTTCGAGGGAACCGAAGGCATCGACCGGAACGCGTCGGTGCGGTTCCTCGGCGAGACCATGAAGATGCCCGTCACCGAGGATCTCCTCGGTCGGGTTCTCGACGGCTCGGGCCAGCCCATTGACGGCGGCCCCGAGATCGTCCCGGACGAGCGCCACGACATCGTCGGCGCGGCCATCAACCCCTACGCTCGGGAGTACCCCGAGGAGTTCATCCAGACTGGCGTCTCCGCCATCGACGGCATGAACACGCTGGTCCGCGGTCAGAAGCTTCCGATCTTCTCCGGGTCGGGACTGCCGCACAACGAACTCGCGCTGCAGGTCGCCCGCCAGGCGACCGTGCCGGAGGAGGAAGAAGCGGGCGAGGACGACGAGAGCTCCGAGTTCGCGGTCATCTTCGGCGCGATGGGTATCACGGCCGAAGAGGCCAACGAGTTCATGCAGGACTTCGAGCGCACCGGCGCGCTCGAACGCTCGGTCGTCTTCATGAACCTCGCGGACGACCCCGCGGTCGAGCGGACGGTCACGCCCCGGATGGCGCTGACCACCGCCGAGTACCTCGCGTTCGACAAGGGCTACCACGTGCTGGTCATCCTGACGGACATGACCAACTACTGCGAGGCGCTTCGCGAGATCGGCGCCGCGCGTGAAGAAGTGCCCGGTCGCCGTGGGTACCCGGGTTACATGTACACCGACCTGGCCCAGCTCTACGAGCGGGCGGGCCGCATCGAGGGTCGGGAAGGGTCGGTCACCCAGATTCCCATCCTCACGATGCCGGGTGACGACGACACGCACCCGATTCCGGACCTCACCGGCTACATCACCGAGGGCCAGATCGTCGCCGACCGCGACCTCAACAGCCAGGGCATCGAACCGCCCATCAACGTGCTGCCGAGCCTCTCGCGGCTGATGGACGACGGTATCGGCGAGGGCTTCACCCGCGAGGACCACGCCGACGTCTCCGACCAGATGTACGCGGCGTACGCCGAGGGTGAAGACCTCCGCGACCTCGTGAACATCGTCGGCCGCGAGGCGCTCTCCGAGCGCGACAACAAGTACCTCGACTTCGCCGACCGATTCGAGGAGGAGTTCGTCGACCAGGGCTTCGAAACCGACCGCTCCATCGAAGAGACGCTCGACATCGGCTGGGACCTCCTCGGCATGCTGCCCAAGGAGGAACTCAACCGCGTCGACGAGGACTTCATCGAGAAGTACTACCCCGAAGGCGAGACCGAGACGGCCGAGGAAGTCGCGGCCGACTGA